The DNA region TAACGTTGCAGCTTGTTCGTTTGCTCTTGCATATATATTGCCTCAAATTCAATTCTGGTTCAGAAGAACCTTTAACAAAACTTCTGTTGCACCGGGCTTAAGCTTATACTATGAAGAAGAACAAAAAGCTAAAGCGCAGTCAAAATGCGTTGCATAAAAATTTTTGTTGCAAATTTAACGATTTTTCATGTTTATTGTAAAATAAACTCAGCTAGTTAAATTAGGAAATTTATATGATTTCAACAAACGATTTGAAAAATGGTATTACAATTGAAGTTGACGGTGGGTTATATCAGGTAGTTGAGTTTTTGCATGTTAAACCAGGTAAAGGTGCAGCCTTCGTCAGGACTAAATTAAAAAATGTTGAAACCGGAAATACTATGGAAAAAACCTTCAGAGCGGGCGAAAAATTCCCCAAAGCGCTTTTGGAAAAGAAAGAAATGCAGTTTTTGTATAAAGCTGATGCTGATTATATTTTTATGGATAATTCCACCTACGACCAGGTTACGCTAACAGCGGAGCAGATAGGCGACGGTATTAAGTATCTTAAAGAAAACATGAATATTATGACTTTAGAATGCAAAGGTAAACTTATCGGGATTGATTTGCCGAACTTCGTTGAACTTGAGGTTGTAGATACACCTCCCGCGGAAAAAGGCAATACAGCCCAGGGCGGAACTAAACCCGCAACACTTGAAACAGGTGCTGTTGTCAACGTACCATTCTTTATCAGCAACGGTGAAATGATAAGAGTTGATACCAGAACCAATTCATATTTAGATAGAGCATAAAGAAGAGAGTTTGTTATGAAATTTGAATTAGATTACTTGGAAAAATTGGCAGAGCTTGTTAATAAAAATAATCTGTCAGAAATTACGTTAGAAGACGGCGATAGAGCCATCGTACTAAGACGTGAAAAAGAAATAGTCGCTTCATCCGGATTTATAGCGCCTGCAGCGGTCGCTGTTTCTGCGCCAAAAGAAGAAACCAAATTGGTAGAAAAAGCGCCTGAGGCGAAAAAGGGTACACCTGTTACCTCTCCTATGGTTGGGACTTTTTATGCTGCTCCGTCACCTGATGATGAGCCGTTTGTAAAATTAGGGAAAATAGTTGCAAAGGACGATACTGTTTGTATCATAGAAGCAATGAAGCTTATGAATGAGATAAAAACGGAATTTAGCGGCAAAGTTGTTGAAATTTGCGTAGAAAACGGACAGCCTGTAGAGTTTGGGCAAGTCCTTATGTACATTGAATAATTAGGGAAAATTATGATTAAAAAAGTTTTAATTGCAAATCGAGGAGAAATTGCATTAAGAGTAATTCGGGCTTGTAAAGAGCTTGATATAAAGACTGTAGCTATATATTCACAAGCGGATGAAGATTCCTTCCACGTAACAATGGCTGATGAAGCTTATTGCGTAGGTCCCGCGCCTTCTGCACAAAGTTATCTTAACATTCCGAATATAATCAGTACGGCTTTAATGGCGGGGGTTGATGCGATTCACCCGGGTTACGGATTTATGTCCGAAAGCGCTAAGTTTGCAGATATTTGCAAAGACCATAACATTAAGTTTATAGGT from Candidatus Gastranaerophilales bacterium includes:
- the efp gene encoding elongation factor P; the protein is MISTNDLKNGITIEVDGGLYQVVEFLHVKPGKGAAFVRTKLKNVETGNTMEKTFRAGEKFPKALLEKKEMQFLYKADADYIFMDNSTYDQVTLTAEQIGDGIKYLKENMNIMTLECKGKLIGIDLPNFVELEVVDTPPAEKGNTAQGGTKPATLETGAVVNVPFFISNGEMIRVDTRTNSYLDRA
- the accB gene encoding acetyl-CoA carboxylase biotin carboxyl carrier protein, with translation MKFELDYLEKLAELVNKNNLSEITLEDGDRAIVLRREKEIVASSGFIAPAAVAVSAPKEETKLVEKAPEAKKGTPVTSPMVGTFYAAPSPDDEPFVKLGKIVAKDDTVCIIEAMKLMNEIKTEFSGKVVEICVENGQPVEFGQVLMYIE